A stretch of Metabacillus sp. FJAT-52054 DNA encodes these proteins:
- a CDS encoding TraR/DksA C4-type zinc finger protein, translating into MLTDHQLNAFREQLQTAKTELEQRFGENGHFGLESGHPHDTVGELSSYDNHPGDEGTELYEREKDVALNEHAEEELSDINRALMAIEKGTYGKCEICGTDIPAERLEAIPSATTCKEHSPNQSISSDRPIEEEVLSPPFGRFTSDDKDSVAFDAEDAYQETASFGSSESPSDFEYPMEDYEDAYIESDERIGYVEDYENFAGTDIEGKNVTIYPNDEHEKYEDALDEEGIMTSFGDLPASEKERYTD; encoded by the coding sequence ATGCTAACCGATCACCAGCTGAATGCCTTCCGGGAACAACTTCAGACTGCGAAAACAGAGCTTGAACAAAGATTCGGCGAGAACGGTCACTTTGGCCTTGAAAGCGGACATCCGCATGACACAGTGGGTGAACTATCCAGCTATGATAATCACCCTGGAGACGAAGGAACTGAGCTGTATGAGCGTGAGAAAGATGTTGCCTTAAATGAACATGCAGAAGAGGAATTGAGTGACATTAACCGGGCGTTAATGGCGATTGAAAAAGGGACTTACGGAAAATGTGAAATATGCGGCACAGATATTCCAGCTGAACGATTAGAAGCAATCCCATCTGCCACTACATGCAAAGAGCACTCGCCCAACCAGTCCATATCCTCAGATCGTCCCATTGAGGAAGAAGTACTGTCTCCTCCATTTGGAAGATTCACTTCTGACGATAAAGATTCAGTCGCATTTGACGCAGAGGATGCGTATCAGGAAACAGCAAGCTTTGGGTCGTCGGAATCTCCTTCAGATTTTGAATATCCAATGGAGGATTATGAGGATGCATACATTGAATCGGACGAGCGCATAGGTTATGTAGAGGATTACGAAAATTTTGCCGGAACGGATATCGAAGGCAAAAACGTGACCATCTATCCAAATGATGAACATGAAAAATATGAGGACGCCCTTGACGAAGAAGGCATCATGACTTCCTTTGGAGATCTTCCTGCATCTGAAAAAGAACGATATACCGATTGA
- a CDS encoding isochorismate synthase, protein MITTMRKTFRETLALAVDDAKQGQQVIVSRTIPVPHINPLHFFAAAEDLYSGERTFWMSPNSDETMVGAGNEWIIDTAEQSNARFTEIETEWKRFKKYTDSSNSDKGPILMGGFSFDPFKNENHLWEPYKEGRFVLPSFLGVWKKGQKPEVTIAKVILPNETVEEAEADFTERALYVKKLCRGKITAGSTPAPFEMNEHHTEEWLASITKATESIRNGELDKVVLARDITLDSETPIDVQGALKTLINEQQSSFRFIFENGSSSFIGATPERLVQIKDQHVRSACLAGTIKRGSSDKEDQLLERELLEDQKNLEEHAYVVKMIREALLNHCSDLQCPNGPGIYKTKNVQHLYTPIEGVLNNQSSLLDIVKHLHPTPALGGLPQEKAMSMIREIEPMHRGWYAAPIGWLDTEGNGEFAVAIRSSLVKENSAVLYAGCGIVKDSNPKMEYEETKMKLRPMLSALGGLKYDRT, encoded by the coding sequence GTGATTACCACAATGCGCAAAACATTCAGGGAGACTTTAGCCTTAGCTGTTGATGATGCCAAACAGGGGCAGCAGGTTATCGTCAGCCGAACCATTCCTGTTCCACATATAAACCCCCTTCATTTTTTTGCTGCAGCGGAAGATCTTTATTCAGGCGAGAGAACATTCTGGATGTCGCCTAATTCAGATGAGACGATGGTTGGAGCGGGAAATGAATGGATTATAGATACAGCTGAACAGTCCAATGCAAGATTTACGGAGATTGAAACCGAATGGAAGCGCTTTAAAAAATATACAGATTCGTCAAATTCTGATAAGGGCCCGATCTTAATGGGCGGATTTTCCTTTGATCCTTTTAAAAATGAGAACCATCTCTGGGAGCCTTATAAAGAAGGCAGGTTTGTTCTTCCGAGTTTTTTAGGTGTATGGAAAAAAGGCCAGAAACCTGAGGTCACAATTGCAAAGGTGATCCTGCCTAATGAAACAGTGGAAGAGGCAGAGGCTGACTTCACTGAACGGGCCTTGTATGTAAAGAAACTTTGCCGCGGTAAAATTACAGCTGGCAGCACTCCTGCGCCATTCGAAATGAATGAGCACCATACAGAAGAATGGCTCGCTTCTATTACAAAGGCGACAGAATCCATTCGTAATGGAGAACTTGATAAGGTTGTCCTTGCAAGAGACATTACCCTTGATTCTGAAACGCCGATTGATGTCCAGGGAGCCCTGAAAACACTGATTAATGAGCAGCAATCCTCTTTCCGGTTTATTTTTGAAAACGGCAGCTCAAGCTTTATTGGAGCTACACCGGAGAGGCTCGTGCAAATAAAAGATCAGCACGTCCGTTCTGCATGTCTTGCCGGAACAATAAAACGCGGGTCATCAGATAAAGAGGATCAGCTGCTTGAGCGTGAACTGCTTGAGGATCAAAAAAACCTGGAAGAACATGCATATGTCGTAAAAATGATAAGAGAAGCTCTTCTTAATCATTGCTCTGATCTTCAATGTCCAAATGGACCGGGAATTTATAAAACCAAAAATGTTCAGCATTTATATACACCGATCGAGGGAGTATTGAATAACCAATCATCGCTCCTTGATATCGTTAAACACTTGCATCCAACCCCGGCACTTGGCGGTTTGCCTCAGGAAAAAGCAATGAGCATGATCAGAGAAATTGAACCGATGCACCGCGGGTGGTATGCCGCGCCGATTGGATGGCTTGACACAGAAGGAAATGGCGAGTTTGCTGTTGCGATCCGCTCAAGTCTTGTGAAGGAAAATTCGGCTGTTTTATACGCAGGGTGCGGAATTGTTAAAGATTCAAATCCGAAGATGGAATATGAAGAGACAAAAATGAAGCTAAGGCCGATGCTTTCAGCTTTAGGAGGCCTGAAATATGACAGGACGTGA
- a CDS encoding LysM peptidoglycan-binding domain-containing protein gives MKHTYMPVILAAAFSAASITIPAAAEETVTVQKGDTLSELANSHNMTVTQMMQVNGLEGDLVFPGQSLKIGDRITEVKGASIHTVESGETLSGIALKYKMSVAELKSLNSLQSDSIYAGQELEVNADQNLSSLDSGQFPLNEGTYDPFVDTWGKSREYGGARVHEGTDIMANEGTPVYAAADGSVSRKGWNELGGWRLTVNTPDGYNVYYAHLSKYADGIDPGTDIKKGQLIGYVGSSGYGPEGTTGKFVSHLHFGLYDSSFKAVNPYPYLTQWEAN, from the coding sequence ATGAAACATACGTATATGCCAGTTATTCTGGCTGCAGCGTTTTCAGCTGCGTCTATCACAATCCCTGCAGCTGCAGAGGAAACAGTGACCGTACAAAAGGGCGATACTCTTTCAGAACTTGCGAACAGCCACAATATGACAGTTACTCAAATGATGCAGGTAAATGGTTTGGAAGGCGATCTTGTTTTTCCAGGACAATCACTAAAAATCGGCGATAGAATTACTGAAGTAAAGGGAGCATCCATACATACAGTCGAAAGCGGAGAAACTCTGAGCGGTATAGCTTTAAAGTACAAAATGAGTGTAGCTGAGCTTAAAAGCTTAAACAGCCTCCAATCCGACTCTATCTATGCTGGACAAGAGCTTGAAGTGAATGCAGATCAGAATTTATCCTCTCTGGACAGCGGGCAGTTTCCTCTAAATGAAGGTACGTATGATCCATTTGTAGATACATGGGGAAAATCAAGAGAGTATGGCGGGGCAAGGGTTCATGAGGGTACAGATATCATGGCTAATGAAGGCACCCCAGTGTATGCCGCTGCTGACGGAAGCGTTTCACGAAAAGGATGGAATGAACTTGGCGGATGGAGATTGACAGTCAATACACCGGATGGCTACAACGTTTATTATGCTCATCTTTCTAAATATGCAGATGGAATCGATCCAGGAACGGATATTAAAAAAGGGCAATTAATCGGGTATGTAGGAAGCAGCGGGTATGGTCCTGAGGGCACTACAGGAAAATTTGTCTCCCATTTGCATTTCGGTTTGTATGACTCGAGCTTTAAAGCCGTTAATCCTTATCCATATTTAACTCAGTGGGAAGCTAATTAA
- a CDS encoding 1,4-dihydroxy-2-naphthoate polyprenyltransferase: protein MHPDTQPHSAPSIEPDKNWRIWWMLLRPHTLTAAFIPVAIGTVMAMKEGSFNIWLFLSMLAASVLIQAATNMFNEYFDYKRGLDNENSVGIGGAIVRNGVKPKTVLNLAFAFFGISTLLGIYICFQSSWWIAAIGTLCMIAGYLYTGGPLPIAYTPFGELTAGLFMGVVIILISFYIQTGTISMEAFLISLPVSLLVGAILLSNNIRDLDGDKENGRKTLAILMGRKKAIDFLALLFICSYIFIVAFIIAGTASFWSLLVFLSVPKSVFAVKAFRGKSLPIEMMPAMVATAQTNTQFGLLLAAGLFISYLF, encoded by the coding sequence ATGCACCCTGATACACAACCGCATTCAGCTCCTTCCATAGAACCTGATAAAAATTGGCGGATTTGGTGGATGCTTTTACGGCCTCACACCTTAACGGCAGCCTTTATTCCGGTAGCGATTGGAACCGTAATGGCCATGAAGGAAGGATCATTTAACATTTGGCTGTTTTTATCAATGCTCGCAGCCTCAGTACTCATTCAGGCAGCCACTAATATGTTTAATGAGTATTTCGATTACAAAAGGGGTCTTGATAACGAAAACTCCGTAGGAATTGGAGGAGCAATTGTCCGGAATGGTGTTAAGCCGAAAACTGTTCTTAATTTAGCTTTTGCCTTTTTCGGGATATCAACCTTACTCGGCATTTATATCTGCTTCCAATCCAGCTGGTGGATTGCTGCGATTGGTACGCTATGCATGATTGCAGGCTATCTTTATACAGGCGGGCCTCTGCCTATTGCCTATACACCGTTTGGAGAACTGACAGCTGGTCTTTTTATGGGAGTCGTTATCATTTTAATTTCATTTTATATCCAAACAGGAACAATCAGCATGGAAGCATTTCTCATTTCATTGCCTGTATCTTTATTGGTCGGAGCCATTCTGCTTTCCAATAATATCAGGGACTTGGACGGCGATAAAGAAAACGGACGCAAAACGCTGGCCATTTTAATGGGACGTAAAAAAGCAATTGATTTCCTTGCTCTGCTATTCATCTGCTCTTATATCTTTATTGTTGCCTTTATTATTGCAGGGACCGCATCTTTTTGGAGTCTTCTTGTCTTCCTGAGTGTGCCAAAGTCAGTCTTTGCTGTTAAAGCTTTCAGAGGAAAAAGTCTTCCAATTGAAATGATGCCCGCTATGGTAGCTACAGCACAAACCAATACACAGTTTGGCCTGCTGCTTGCTGCCGGACTATTTATCAGCTATCTATTCTAA
- the menD gene encoding 2-succinyl-5-enolpyruvyl-6-hydroxy-3-cyclohexene-1-carboxylic-acid synthase produces MTGRDSLTRYAAGFIDELAAQGITDAVISPGSRSTPFAILLAEHPEVRTHLQIDERSAGFYALGMAKRLQRPVALLCTSGTAAANYFPAVVEAHYSNVPLVVLTADRPHELRDVGAPQAINQNELYGSYVKWFTDAAIPEDQPFMHRYARTLAARAYSESAAVPMGPVHLNFPFREPLIPNLGLPFLWREEGTREKHARKAQTVSMAAGSEIKRLMESLSGVEKGMIVCGEIHGQEYKEAVAALASATGFPVLPDPLSNMRTGPHSKDMIIENYDSILKDEALRERLKPEAVIRLGAMPVSKPLFLMLRDSPEIYQIVVDQNGKWRDPTLAAAEMLSVDEAAFCRELTAEISIRKNNEYALAWKHANQIYRNHLPLLDEGGDLFEGKAFLKLMELMPDDSQLFVGNSMPIRDADTYFGVTDKNITLYANRGANGIDGVVSSSLGVAAASKSPTVLVIGDLSFYHDLNGLLGAKLNDLSLTIVLLNNDGGGIFSFLPQSAEEKHFEQLFGTPIGLDYGKAAQLYGAEYSLIHSWEDFASAFKTSAGQKGIRIIEVPTNRKTRVKIHRDLLQFVSQEIMKDVSYD; encoded by the coding sequence ATGACAGGACGTGATTCTTTAACCCGTTATGCTGCAGGATTTATTGATGAGCTTGCAGCACAGGGGATAACCGATGCCGTAATCAGCCCGGGCTCAAGATCAACGCCCTTTGCCATTCTGCTTGCAGAGCACCCTGAAGTAAGGACTCATCTCCAAATCGATGAGAGATCCGCCGGTTTTTATGCTCTGGGAATGGCAAAGCGCCTGCAGCGGCCCGTTGCTTTATTGTGCACATCCGGTACAGCTGCTGCCAATTACTTTCCTGCAGTGGTAGAAGCTCACTATTCAAATGTTCCTTTAGTCGTGCTGACTGCAGATCGTCCGCATGAATTGAGGGATGTTGGAGCTCCTCAAGCCATTAATCAAAATGAACTGTACGGAAGCTATGTCAAATGGTTTACTGATGCAGCAATCCCAGAGGATCAGCCCTTTATGCACCGCTATGCCAGAACTCTCGCGGCACGGGCATACAGCGAGTCAGCAGCCGTGCCAATGGGACCGGTTCATTTGAATTTTCCATTCAGAGAGCCCCTCATTCCTAATCTCGGACTTCCATTCCTGTGGCGGGAAGAAGGAACGAGAGAAAAGCATGCTCGTAAAGCGCAGACAGTCTCGATGGCTGCCGGCTCAGAAATTAAAAGGCTGATGGAGTCACTGAGCGGTGTGGAAAAGGGAATGATTGTATGCGGGGAAATTCATGGGCAAGAATACAAGGAGGCGGTGGCAGCTCTTGCATCAGCGACGGGATTTCCGGTGCTTCCAGACCCGCTTTCCAATATGCGGACAGGTCCTCACTCGAAAGACATGATTATTGAGAATTATGATTCCATATTAAAAGATGAAGCATTAAGAGAGAGGCTAAAGCCAGAAGCGGTCATCCGGCTGGGGGCCATGCCTGTTTCTAAGCCGCTGTTCCTTATGCTCAGAGATTCACCAGAAATTTATCAGATTGTCGTTGATCAAAACGGCAAGTGGCGCGATCCTACTTTAGCAGCTGCAGAAATGCTTTCTGTTGATGAAGCGGCCTTTTGCCGAGAGCTTACAGCTGAAATCAGCATAAGAAAAAATAATGAGTATGCTTTGGCGTGGAAGCATGCCAATCAAATTTACAGAAATCATCTGCCTTTACTTGACGAGGGCGGCGATTTATTTGAAGGAAAAGCATTCCTCAAGCTGATGGAGCTTATGCCGGATGATTCCCAGCTATTTGTAGGAAACAGTATGCCCATACGGGATGCTGATACGTATTTTGGAGTAACAGATAAGAATATTACCCTCTACGCCAATAGAGGGGCCAACGGGATTGATGGTGTCGTTTCCTCAAGCCTGGGAGTGGCGGCAGCTTCTAAATCTCCTACCGTTCTTGTCATAGGAGACTTATCCTTTTATCACGATTTAAACGGTCTTTTGGGAGCGAAGTTGAATGATCTGTCTTTGACCATTGTCTTGCTGAATAACGATGGCGGAGGAATTTTTTCATTCCTGCCCCAATCTGCCGAAGAAAAGCATTTTGAGCAATTATTCGGTACACCTATTGGCCTGGACTATGGAAAAGCGGCTCAATTATATGGAGCAGAGTATTCTCTTATTCACAGTTGGGAAGACTTCGCGTCAGCTTTTAAAACGTCTGCGGGACAAAAAGGTATCCGGATTATTGAGGTTCCTACAAACCGCAAAACACGTGTCAAAATACATCGTGATTTGCTGCAATTTGTTTCCCAGGAAATAATGAAAGATGTAAGCTATGATTAA
- the glgA gene encoding glycogen synthase GlgA translates to MKILFAVSECVPFVKSGGLADVAGALPKELTRLGSDVRVIMPKYGQIPEKYRKQMTKVKEIEVAVGWRSQFCGIEVFEMDGVTYYFLDNEYYFKRDSLYGHYDDGERFSFFSRAVLEAIKAIDFQPDIIHSHDWHTGMVAYFLNEVYAADPFYTEMKTVFTIHNLEFQGVFPQEIIYDLLNLGHEDFTADKLEFYQCVNFMKAAIISSSAITTVSPTYMEEIQTPYYGERLDGLLRAKGASLHGILNGIDDTIYNPAKDAFLNTPFDVSSLEKKQENKAALQKMFGLPERPEVPVISMVTRLTKQKGLDLVRHVMEEMVDNDTQWIILGTGEAEFENFFRHMEHKYPENVKAYIGFDEPLAHRVYAGSDLFLMPSRFEPCGLGQLIALRYGSIPVVRETGGLNDTVLSYNEATGDGNGFSFKNFNAHDMMHTVRRALSIYREDKELWNQLVKNAMSQDYSWSQSASKYNQLYTDLMGSGSIVLK, encoded by the coding sequence GTGAAAATTCTGTTTGCCGTATCTGAATGTGTGCCTTTCGTTAAATCCGGCGGATTGGCAGACGTAGCTGGAGCACTGCCAAAAGAACTTACCCGGTTAGGATCTGACGTGAGAGTCATCATGCCAAAGTATGGGCAGATTCCCGAAAAATACAGAAAGCAGATGACAAAAGTAAAAGAGATTGAGGTAGCTGTAGGCTGGAGATCTCAGTTTTGCGGCATTGAAGTATTTGAAATGGACGGAGTTACGTATTATTTTCTGGATAACGAATATTATTTTAAACGTGACTCTCTATATGGGCATTACGATGATGGAGAAAGATTTTCGTTCTTTTCAAGAGCCGTCCTGGAAGCAATTAAAGCGATCGATTTCCAGCCTGATATTATTCATAGCCACGATTGGCATACAGGCATGGTCGCTTATTTCCTGAATGAAGTGTATGCAGCCGATCCATTTTATACTGAAATGAAAACCGTATTTACGATCCATAATCTTGAGTTTCAAGGCGTTTTCCCACAGGAGATCATTTATGATCTCCTGAATCTGGGACATGAGGATTTTACAGCTGATAAACTCGAATTTTATCAATGCGTGAACTTCATGAAAGCGGCAATTATTTCTTCTTCAGCCATTACGACCGTCAGCCCAACCTATATGGAAGAAATTCAGACTCCTTATTACGGGGAGCGTCTTGATGGATTGCTTAGGGCAAAAGGTGCCTCCTTGCACGGGATCTTGAATGGAATCGATGACACAATTTATAACCCGGCAAAGGATGCGTTCCTAAATACACCATTTGATGTGTCAAGCCTTGAGAAAAAACAGGAAAATAAAGCTGCTTTGCAAAAAATGTTCGGACTTCCAGAAAGACCTGAAGTTCCGGTTATTTCCATGGTTACCAGGCTGACTAAGCAAAAGGGTCTTGATCTTGTCCGCCATGTGATGGAAGAGATGGTGGATAACGATACGCAATGGATCATCCTTGGAACAGGCGAAGCCGAATTTGAAAACTTTTTCCGCCATATGGAACATAAATATCCGGAAAATGTAAAAGCGTACATAGGTTTTGATGAGCCATTAGCCCACAGAGTGTATGCAGGATCTGACTTGTTCCTTATGCCGTCTAGATTTGAACCGTGCGGACTAGGGCAGCTGATTGCTCTTCGATATGGCTCAATACCTGTTGTTCGTGAAACCGGCGGCCTGAATGATACCGTTCTTTCCTATAATGAAGCAACTGGTGACGGAAATGGGTTTTCATTCAAAAATTTTAATGCACATGACATGATGCATACAGTCAGACGTGCTCTCTCTATTTACAGAGAGGATAAAGAATTATGGAACCAGCTTGTTAAGAACGCCATGAGCCAGGATTACAGCTGGTCTCAATCTGCCAGCAAATACAATCAGCTTTATACTGATTTGATGGGAAGTGGGAGTATTGTTCTCAAGTAA
- a CDS encoding TspO/MBR family protein: MVRSILIFVITYALFLISGFLFQIDQSWYDALNKPAWTPAGGTIGMIWSILFACIAASITIIDRKAGGLNNLKPAFWIILIVNYLSNQLFSFFQFSQKNLGLATIDCAIVAISAIILTVFALNIRKIAGILLVPYVLWTSFATFLSFMFYSMNL; this comes from the coding sequence ATGGTACGATCCATACTTATTTTTGTTATTACATATGCCTTATTTTTAATAAGCGGATTTTTGTTTCAAATTGATCAAAGCTGGTATGATGCGCTGAATAAACCTGCTTGGACACCTGCCGGAGGTACAATCGGAATGATTTGGTCAATTCTTTTCGCTTGTATTGCGGCTTCAATTACCATCATTGATCGAAAAGCAGGGGGACTTAACAACCTTAAGCCTGCATTTTGGATCATACTAATTGTGAATTATCTTTCTAATCAATTGTTCAGCTTTTTCCAGTTCAGTCAAAAAAACCTTGGTCTTGCAACGATTGACTGCGCCATTGTTGCCATTTCTGCAATCATTTTAACTGTCTTTGCGTTAAATATTCGAAAAATAGCGGGTATTCTGCTTGTTCCATATGTGCTGTGGACTTCATTTGCCACCTTCTTATCGTTTATGTTTTACTCGATGAATTTATAA
- a CDS encoding glycogen/starch/alpha-glucan phosphorylase: protein MFSSKESFQKSFLKRLEMTYGKTFRESTSRDQYNTLGNMVREYISTNWIETNEKNRSANNKQVYYFSIEFLLGKLMGQNLLNLGIRDVVEKGLEELGISLSDIEESESDAGLGNGGLGRLAACFLDSLASLDLPGHGCGIRYKHGLFDQKIADGYQVEYPEQWLRHGNVWEVRKPDQAVDIAFWGSTESREVDGKLEFKHVSPETVVAVPYDMPMIGYETSTVNTLRLWSAEPAHHPPLNRDLLTYKRETEAVSEFLYPDDTHDEGKILRLKQQYFLVSASLQSIIRSFRKKNGSLHNFHEMVAIHINDTHPVLAIPELMRILLDEERMEWEEAWEITTKTISYTNHTTLSEALEKWPIYLFKPLLPRIYLIVEEINERYCKALWERYPGDWNRIEQMAILAHGLVKMAHLAIAGSHSVNGVAKIHSDILKMREMKLFYEFEPEKFNNKTNGIAHRRWLLKANPELASTITEAIGERWVKDPEYLIQLKRFIYDEGMKEKTAKIKQVRKELLAQKIFEQSSMKVDPSSIFDVQVKRLHAYKRQLLNVLHIMYLYNRIREDSNFSVYPRTFIFGAKASPGYYYAKKVIKLINSLAEKVNSDPKVSKMIKVVFMENYRVSLAESIFPAADVSEQISTASKEASGTGNMKFMMNGALTLGTLDGANVEILESVGPSNIFTFGLTAEQVLDYYENGGYRSTEYYHHDVRIRQAADQLINGFFHETEGEFEAIYDSLIAHNDQYFVLKDFSSYAEAQERVEQTFINRGEWQEKSLINIAYSGSFSSDRTIKEYADGIWRIKPI from the coding sequence TTGTTCTCAAGTAAAGAATCTTTCCAGAAAAGCTTTCTTAAGAGACTGGAAATGACATATGGAAAGACGTTCAGAGAGTCTACCAGCAGGGACCAATACAATACTTTAGGCAATATGGTGAGAGAATACATCAGCACGAACTGGATTGAAACGAATGAAAAAAACCGCTCAGCCAACAATAAGCAGGTCTACTATTTCTCAATAGAATTTTTACTCGGAAAACTAATGGGGCAAAACCTGCTGAACCTTGGTATTCGGGATGTTGTAGAAAAGGGTCTTGAAGAGCTTGGAATCAGCTTATCGGATATTGAAGAGTCCGAATCGGATGCAGGTTTAGGCAATGGCGGTCTTGGCCGCCTTGCTGCTTGTTTCCTTGATTCACTTGCTTCCCTTGATCTTCCAGGCCATGGCTGCGGAATCCGATATAAACATGGACTGTTTGATCAGAAGATTGCAGATGGCTATCAGGTTGAGTATCCGGAACAATGGCTGCGCCATGGAAACGTGTGGGAAGTCAGAAAACCCGATCAGGCAGTTGATATTGCATTTTGGGGATCAACTGAAAGCCGTGAAGTGGATGGAAAACTGGAATTCAAACATGTTTCGCCGGAAACGGTCGTAGCCGTGCCTTATGATATGCCTATGATTGGATACGAAACCAGCACCGTAAATACGCTTCGATTATGGAGCGCAGAGCCCGCCCATCATCCTCCTCTAAATAGAGACTTACTTACCTATAAGCGGGAAACTGAGGCCGTTTCTGAATTCCTTTATCCGGATGATACACATGATGAAGGAAAAATTTTACGCCTCAAGCAGCAGTATTTCCTTGTATCAGCCAGCTTGCAGAGCATCATTCGCTCCTTTCGTAAAAAGAATGGCAGCCTTCATAATTTTCATGAAATGGTGGCCATTCATATTAATGATACCCATCCAGTATTGGCGATTCCGGAATTGATGAGAATTCTTTTGGATGAAGAACGAATGGAATGGGAAGAAGCCTGGGAAATTACCACAAAAACGATCTCCTACACGAATCATACAACCTTGTCAGAAGCCCTTGAAAAATGGCCAATCTATTTGTTTAAACCACTTCTTCCAAGAATCTATTTAATTGTGGAAGAAATTAATGAACGCTACTGTAAAGCTTTATGGGAGAGATATCCGGGAGACTGGAACAGAATCGAGCAAATGGCGATTCTTGCCCATGGATTGGTTAAGATGGCTCACCTTGCGATTGCTGGAAGCCATAGTGTCAATGGGGTGGCAAAAATCCATTCCGATATCCTCAAGATGCGTGAAATGAAGCTGTTTTATGAATTTGAGCCTGAGAAATTTAATAATAAGACAAATGGGATTGCCCACAGAAGATGGCTGCTGAAGGCAAATCCAGAGCTTGCAAGCACAATCACAGAGGCAATCGGCGAGCGCTGGGTGAAGGATCCTGAATATTTAATTCAGCTGAAACGTTTTATCTATGATGAGGGAATGAAAGAAAAAACCGCTAAAATTAAACAGGTGCGTAAGGAACTTCTTGCGCAGAAAATTTTTGAGCAATCTTCTATGAAGGTAGATCCATCCTCTATTTTCGATGTGCAGGTCAAGCGTCTGCATGCTTACAAACGGCAGCTGCTTAATGTGCTCCATATTATGTATTTGTATAACCGGATAAGAGAAGATTCCAACTTCTCCGTCTATCCGCGTACTTTTATTTTCGGGGCAAAGGCTTCACCAGGCTACTATTATGCAAAAAAAGTCATTAAGCTAATTAATTCCTTAGCTGAGAAGGTGAATTCCGATCCTAAAGTCTCCAAGATGATTAAGGTGGTTTTCATGGAGAATTACCGTGTTTCCCTTGCAGAGTCCATTTTCCCTGCGGCTGATGTAAGTGAACAAATTTCCACTGCTTCTAAAGAGGCTTCAGGTACAGGAAATATGAAATTTATGATGAATGGTGCTTTAACCCTCGGTACTCTAGATGGAGCGAATGTAGAGATTCTTGAATCAGTAGGCCCTTCTAATATATTTACCTTTGGTCTTACTGCAGAACAAGTGCTGGACTACTATGAAAATGGAGGATACCGTTCAACCGAGTATTACCATCACGATGTACGGATTCGCCAGGCAGCGGATCAGCTGATTAATGGTTTCTTCCATGAAACAGAAGGGGAATTCGAAGCGATTTATGATTCGCTTATCGCCCATAATGATCAATATTTTGTTCTGAAAGACTTTTCATCCTATGCAGAAGCACAGGAGAGGGTAGAGCAGACCTTCATAAATAGAGGGGAATGGCAGGAAAAATCTTTAATAAATATTGCGTATTCCGGTTCATTTTCCAGTGACAGAACCATTAAAGAGTACGCAGATGGAATTTGGAGAATTAAGCCGATTTAA
- a CDS encoding lipase family protein, protein MDDLNKPDRKTAVLLADCCLLAYDGAQNGGEFKAPEGFVNVVSLRGNILGQNKWFGFIIESDRHIIVAFRGSQSEPDWAATGDIEQVPYPYTSAGLVHDGFLGIYQSFRTDLYRIIRNRSSRKKLYFTGHSLGAGIATLASLDASKNTGNSNIYMYNFGSPKTGNRRFVSAYSKSGIRYCRFVNKEDLVPLLPPSKITDYSLGKNYYYAHLPNQCLFSLQTGTIAGNHSMETYYKAAEKLP, encoded by the coding sequence ATGGATGATCTAAATAAGCCTGACAGAAAGACTGCTGTCCTGCTTGCAGACTGCTGCCTCCTTGCTTATGATGGGGCACAGAATGGCGGGGAATTTAAAGCCCCTGAAGGCTTTGTCAATGTGGTCTCATTAAGAGGGAATATACTTGGTCAAAACAAGTGGTTTGGATTTATTATTGAATCGGACCGGCACATCATCGTTGCCTTTAGGGGAAGCCAGTCAGAACCTGATTGGGCTGCTACAGGGGATATTGAGCAGGTTCCTTATCCATATACATCCGCCGGCCTGGTTCACGATGGCTTTCTTGGAATCTATCAATCTTTTCGAACAGATTTATACAGAATCATCAGAAACCGCTCTTCCCGAAAAAAACTATACTTCACAGGACACAGTCTCGGGGCCGGCATTGCAACCCTTGCTTCTTTGGACGCTTCAAAAAATACTGGGAACTCCAATATATATATGTATAATTTCGGCAGCCCTAAAACAGGAAACAGACGATTCGTCTCTGCTTATAGTAAATCTGGCATCCGCTATTGCAGGTTTGTAAACAAAGAGGATCTTGTCCCCCTTCTGCCGCCAAGTAAAATAACAGATTACAGTCTGGGCAAAAACTATTACTACGCCCATCTTCCAAATCAATGCTTATTTTCTCTTCAAACCGGAACCATTGCCGGAAACCATAGTATGGAAACATACTATAAAGCTGCGGAGAAACTTCCATAA